Proteins from one Penicillium digitatum chromosome 2, complete sequence genomic window:
- a CDS encoding Alpha/beta superfamily hydrolase, putative, translating to MLMLARWVLRRALSGLNARAISTCTRQPSPPCHNISSSSINGLRSTTRKRPSVAQNLQSKVQSRSLITAVVPSFAVPPLMFIGLLLGLWTWKCFWIVILQNKLLYLSWLPPFTRSEVISDYEAECRSVLWEEKQIRSLDGTKLAVCEGHIPVPRKDYESFSNSGTLPNSDQGKSIPKRIKSVVLCYFQGNGGSTPMRLPILSHVLRAIVETSRSASSMSGTEFSQYTIAALSYRGYWTSSGRATQSGIEMDAQAFLNWVSKTYVSPETDLEIVVWGHSLGAAVASSAVSTYIALQHEGQTFSNTSSNRPLAPISGLILEAPTSSIKDMLISLYPQKWLPYRYLWPFSWNTWDIKAKMNQMATWRDDRPRSQTPKSETTQLRPRSLPPIFLLSAEKDEVIPPYVPDQLEKHAKSLGLKIERKDVLGAMHIEAPLKLDGRKAMFTVNIANRARGFWFSSDESHWPSPVCFSTDSHPLSR from the exons ATGCTGATGCTGGCACGCTGGGTCTTGCGACGCGCCCTGAGTGGGTTAAATGCAAGAGCAATATCAACCTGCACGCGACAGCCATCACCTCCTTGTCACAACATATCATCAAGTAGCATCAATGGCCTGCGCAGCACCACAAGAAAGAGACCGAGTGTCGCTCAAAATCTTCAATCAAAGGTCCAATCACGAAGTCTAATCACAGCCGTTGTTCCAAGCTTCGCTGTGCCACCTCTCATGTTCATTGGACTCCTCCTCGGTCTATGGACCTGGAAATGCTTCTGGATTGTTATCCTGCAAAACAAGCTTCTCTACCTCTCCTGGTTGCCTCCATTCACAAGATCTGAGGTGATTTCAGACTATGAGGCTGAGTGCAGGTCTGTGTTATGGGAGGAGAAGCAGATTCGCAGTTTGGATGGGACTAAATTGGCCGTTTGTGAGGGCCACATTCCGGTTCCTCGCAAGGACTATGAGTCTTTTTCAAATTCGGGTACTTTACCGAATTCCGATCAAGGGAAATCAATCCCAAAACGGATTAAGTCCGTTGTGTTGTGTTACTTTCAAGGCAATGGTGGCTCGACCCCTATGCGGTTGCCAATTCTCTCTCATGTCTTGCGCGCAATTGTGGAAACATCAAGGTCAGCTTCATCTATGTCCGGTACTGAGTTCTCTCAATATACTATCGCTGCGTTATCATATCGTGGCTACTGGACGTCATCTGGTCGCGCCACACAGTCCGGTATTGAGATGGATGCCCAGGCATTCTTGAATTGGGTTTCGAAAACATACGTGTCTCCAGAAACCGATCTTGAGATTGTAGTTTGGGGACACAGTCTAGGTGCTGCTGTTGCAAGCTCAGCAGTATCTACGTACATTGCCCTTCAACATGAGGGGCAAACTTTCTCGAACACGAGCAGCAACAGGCCACTGGCGCCCATTTCCGGACTCATTTTGGAAGCGCCTACTTCCAGTATCAAAGATATGCTCATCAGCCTTTATCCTCAGAAATGGCTTCCTTACAGGTATCTTTGGCCGTTCTCTTGGAACACTTGGGATATTAAGGCGAAGATGAATCAAATGGCTACATGGAGAGACGACCGACCAAGGTCTCAAACCCCTAAATCTGAAACTACGCAACTAAGACCTCGCTCACTTCCGCCGATTTTTCTTCTGTCTGCCGAAAAAGACGAAGTGATTCCACCGTATGTACCAGATCAATTAGAAAAGCATGCCAAATCCCTCGGCTTGAAGATCGAGAGGAAAGATGTCCTCGGTGCCATGCATATAGAGGCACCACTCAAACTGGATGGCAGGAAAGCAATG TTCACCGTCAACA TCGCCAACCGCGCAAGAGGGTTTTGGTTCAGTTCGGATGAAAGCCATTGGCCTTCGCCTGTGTGTTTCTCGACAGACTCCCATCCACTTAGCAGATAA
- a CDS encoding VHS subgroup, giving the protein MFQSSKPYSAVTVQIEVLTSEQYEVEDSSGIVDLVEVVRIQASGPMEASRALRKKLKYGNVHRQLRALTILDYLVQNAGERFLLDFADEALLERLRIAATDSVSDPLVKQKCKQIFGQWATTYKDTPGMAKVTALYKQLPKRKQPATQAKAKVLREGSSSNELPVMGHVVSVSGGSGPSTLLTSPKENSKPKKVKKDKKLSISYRRFDLEKERPEILQALAASSVASTNLLNALKHVNRETHRVGDDAECSNRFEKCKELRHTILRYIQHIETEEFLGGLIHANEELVDALMAFEVLDKSVDYDSDSEDDVLEGNWKQRHGLGLNDTDVNDGFAGLSINPAKPPRPNRPVSLPLASSSQHTRQIFDRMQSSPRPFRHLDLLGKESDPCVQR; this is encoded by the exons ATGTTCCAATCCTCC aaaccatatTCGGCAGTGACCGTACAAATTGAGGTCCTTACAAGTGAACAATATGAGGTCGAAGACTCAAGCGGCATTGTCGATCTAGTGGAAGTAGTTCGCATCCAGGCCAGCGGCCCTATGGAAGCAAGTCGGGCTCTCCGCAAGAAGCT AAAATATGGCAATGTCCATCGACAACTGCGTGCGCTTACAATTCTCGACTATCTTGTTCAAAATGCCGGAGAACGCTTCTTGCTCGATTTCGCCGATGAGGCACTGCTCGAACGCCTGCGAATTGCAGCGACTGATTCCGTTTCGGATCCACTCGTGAAACAGAAATGCAAACAGATTTTCGGACAATGGGCGACAACTTATAAGGATACTCCTGGAATGGCGAAGGTCACGGCGCTATACAAGCAACTTCCCAAGCGAAAGCAGCCTGCGACGCAGGCCAAAGCCAAGGTTCTCCGCGAGGGGTCGAGCTCAAACGAACTGCCAGTGATGGGTCATGTTGTATCCGTGTCAGGGGGCAGTGGACCTTCCACTTTGCTGACCAGCCCCAAAGAAAACTCCAAGCCCAAGAAAGTCAAGAAAGATAAGAAACTATCAATTAGCTACAGGAGGTTTGATCTGGAAAAGGAGCGCCCGGAGATATTGCAAGCGCTTGCTGCTTCTTCCGTTGCTAGCACCAACCTGTTGAATGCTCTTAAACACGTCAATCGCGAGACGCACCGAGTGGGGGATGATGCGGAATGCAGTAACCGATTCGAAAAATGCAAGGAGCTTCGTCATACGATCCTTCGATATATCCAGCACATAGAAACGGAAGAGTTCCTGGGCGGCCTGATCCATGCAAACGAGGAGCTGGTGGATGCCTTAATGGCATTCGAGGTGCTAGACAAGAGTGTGGACTATGACAGTGACAGCGAGGACGACGTTTTGGAAGGCAATTGGAAGCAAAGACATGGACTTGGACTGAACGACACGGACGTGAATGACGGCTTTGCTGGGCTTAGCATCAATCCCGCAAAGCCGCCACGGCCGAATCGTCCTGTTAGCCTGCCTCTTGCATCTTCATCGCAACACACACGCCAAATCTTTGACA GAATGCAATCAAGTCCCAGGCCATTTAGACACCTGGACTTACTTG GAAAGGAGTCTGATCCATGTGTACAACGCTGA
- a CDS encoding 3'(2'),5'-bisphosphate nucleotidase, giving the protein MSYQQERYIAELAVQRACLLTQKVFFEKAKGTVSKDDKSPVTIGDFGAQALIISAIRKNFPNDEIVAEEEASTLREDKGLSAEIWRLVKDIKLDDEESDNILGGSLTSEQSMLDIIDSGNSAGGPKGRIWALDPIDGTKGFLRGGQYAVCLGLMVDGDVKVGAIGTPNLPIDDAAPIDASTGAQQSATAGNGVLFSAILGEGATSRPLASGTLAASKPISMRPVAKISDAVFCEGVEAAHSAQGDNAAVAQLLGITAPSVRLDSQAKYCSIARGAGDVYLRLPVKKDYQEKIWDHAAGDLIVREAGGQVTDIYGNRLDFSRGRTLAINKGVVAAPKAHQDQVIDAVKSVLKL; this is encoded by the coding sequence ATGTCTTACCAACAGGAACGTTACATCGCCGAATTGGCCGTCCAGCGGGCGTGCCTCCTTACACAGAAGGTCTTCTTCGAGAAGGCCAAGGGCACAGTTTCCAAGGATGACAAGTCCCCCGTCACCATTGGCGACTTCGGCGCTCAGGCCCTTATCATCTCGGCCATCCGTAAGAATTTCCCCAACGACGAGATCGTcgccgaggaggaggctAGCACCCTGCGTGAGGACAAAGGCCTCAGCGCTGAGATATGGCGCTTGGTCAAGGACATCAAGCTGGACGATGAGGAGAGCGATAATATACTGGGTGGCTCTCTCACCAGTGAGCAGAGTATGCTAGACATTATTGACAGCGGCAACAGTGCCGGTGGTCCCAAGGGCCGCATCTGGGCCCTCGATCCCATCGACGGCACCAAGGGCTTCCTCCGTGGCGGCCAGTACGCTGTGTGTCTCGGTCTGATGGTTGACGGTGACGTCAAGGTCGGTGCTATTGGTACTCCTAACCTCCCCATCGATGATGCTGCCCCCATTGATGCCAGCACCGGTGCCCAGCAGTCTGCGACTGCCGGAAATGGTGTCTTGTTCTCTGCTATCCTGGGTGAGGGTGCCACCAGCCGTCCTCTAGCTAGTGGTACTCTTGCTGCCAGCAAGCCCATCTCCATGCGCCCCGTCGCCAAGATCTCCGACGCTGTCTTCTGTGAAGGTGTTGAGGCTGCTCACTCCGCCCAGGGCGACAATGCTGCCGTTGCTCAGCTTCTTGGCATCACTGCCCCCAGCGTGCGACTGGATTCGCAGGCCAAGTATTGCTCCATTGCCCGTGGTGCCGGTGATGTCTACCTGCGTCTCCCCGTTAAGAAGGACTACCAGGAGAAGATCTGGGATCACGCCGCTGGTGATTTGATTGTGCGCGAGGCTGGTGGCCAGGTGACTGACATCTACGGCAACCGCTTGGATTTCAGCAGGGGCCGGACCTTGGCTATTAACAAGGGTGTCGTTGCTGCCCCTAAGGCCCACCAGGACCAGGTCATTGATGCCGTCAAGAGTGTTCTGAAGCTGTAA